The Spinacia oleracea cultivar Varoflay chromosome 2, BTI_SOV_V1, whole genome shotgun sequence DNA segment TATCCAACTTTGGACTTGATTAACTATGCATTGAGCCATTGAGTTATCAGATGTGAGTATGGAGTCCAGATGAGTGTATAGTATGCCCCTTGTTGGCACACATGCTTCCTGCTATATACCATGAAAAGCTTTTTCTTACACTTTCATCCACACTTTTCCTGTTCAGGTCTAAAGTTGGAGAGTTCAGGATAAGATCAAGTTTTGGGAGGAAATAAGAAATATTGGTAATAGCCTTTTCAATTTCTTCCCTCATCTGTATAAACTCTTTACTTTTCATAATGCTCCGGATTTTGAACTTTAGTTAGAGGGTACAGTTCGTTGTGGTATTTGCATTTTAGTTAAATCCTGTAGATTGAGAATTGGATGAACTTACaaatttgttttgtttgttagaGGACGCTCCTTTTTCAGGGGTCTGTGGATCAGAGAACTTGGTTAGGAGATTCTTCTAGAGTTTATCATGCTTTCTATGAGCATTGAAGACCACATCCTAATCTTTTGTTCTGTAGTGTGGAATCTTGTGTCTTGGAACAAGTTATATGCAGTTTTGGGATTAGACAGGTTTTCTTATATAAACTTTGTTGGAGCATTTGCATGTTCAGCAATATCACTATGCTTTTGTACTCACAAGGGATCAGCATCCCTAAGTGATGTGGATGGAAAGCAGGGGCTGAATTAAAGTAAGCTAATTTTCTCATTGGGAAGTCTTTGTGGGATAGAGTTGTGTTTCTTGCTTCTCATGGTATTTTTCTATGGTTGTATTTCCAGGTGAAATTTAATTGATCTTCATTGCTTTAGGCATGCATACTTTTTTTGTTGGGCCCATAAGAGGACTCTATGTCCTTTTTTGATGGATCTATTTCTTTGATATAGAATAAATATTCCTCTTTATCTTAATAATATGTTAGGTTGAATCCCTGATCAGGAATGAAAGTAACTGATTCAAATTGGAGGGAGAATTGATGAAGCCTGGATGATTATAAAACTACTCATGGGGTCTTATGGTTTATGGGGTGTATGAGTATGCCTACTGGATGTTGAACTGCATGTTTATGCCATTTGTCAACATATAAAGAACGCGAATAAGCTTGGGCCACTATGTCTTGAGGACACTTCTAAGATTTTAGCACCAGATAAATCGATTTGGATTTCTTATGCTGGTGGGAATGGAGATTTGCAAATTCACATCCTACCCGTAGATTGGCAATGAAACCAGCAAACAATATTTGGATTCAAAAGGAGCAATGCCCATGTGGAGACTGGAAGTGTTTTATCAAATATGAAGTGGAAGAACAAGGTGAAGcttgtcaaccaacaaaagatGGGAtttcttcatcatcttcttctgaTGCTGTCTTTGCACCTTATGTGGGTCAGATTTTTAAAAGTGATGATGAAGCTTTTGAGTTCTACAGTAACTTTGCTCGTAGGAACGGATTTTCGATCCGGAAAGCACGATCTACCGAAAGCCATAATCTAGGGGTTTATAGAAGGGATTTTGTTTGTTATCGTTCCGGATTCAATCAACCAAGAAAAAAGGTTAATGTAGAGCACCCCAGAGACCGCAAATCAGTACGTTGTGGATGTGATGCAAAACTATACTTGACTAAGGAAATTGTGAATGGTGTTACTCAGTGGTACGTTTCCCAGTTCAGCAATGTACATAACCATGAATTACTAGAAGATGATCAAGTGCGTCTTCTCCCTGCATACCGGAAAATACAAGAAGCTGATCAAGAAAGGATTGTTTTACTCTCAAGAGCTGGTTTTCCTGTCAACAGGATAATCAATATCTTGGAACTGGAAAAGGGTGTTCAACCCGGACAATTGCCATTCATAGAGAAAGACATCAGAAACTTTCTTCGAACATGCAAGAAAACTGTTCAAGAAAATGATGCCCTTCTTACTGAGAAAAGGGTAACTGATATGATGGAGCTGCTCGAAGCTTGCAAGGCCATGTCGGAAAGGGACGTAGATTTTGTCTTTGATTTTTTAACAGATGCAAATGGCAAAGTCGAAAACATAGCATGGTCTTATGGCGATTCTGTTCGTGCCTTTAACCTCTTCGGTGATGCTGTTCAATTCGACATTACTTATCAGTCCACTACTTATGGGATGCTTCTGGGTTTACTTTCTGGTATAGATAATCATGGCAAGCCAATTTTCTTTGCCTGTGTTCTCGTCCAGGAAGAAAATCCCCATGCATTTGTGTGGGCCATACAGGTTAATGTCtatctctctttctttttacTTAAACATCCTTTTCTTTTGTCATTGAATCTTTATTTGTTGAACAGACGGTTGTGCAGTTCATGCGAGGAAGACACCCACAGACAATAGTAACTGATCTAGAACCAGGGTTAAGAGACACCATAGCAACCGCATTGCCTAATACTAAACATGTCATATCTATATGGTACATTATGTCTAAGTTGAGCAGTTGGTTCTCTTTGCCTCTTGGACTGAAATATCCAGAGTTTAAATCTGAGTTTGAAATGGTGTGCTATGTGGAGAGTATGGAGGATTTTGAACAGCTCTGGAGTCTTTTGATCACCAGGTTTGGACTTGGGTCAGATAAACACATCTCTCTTCTATCTTCATGTCGAGCATCCTGGGCTTTCTCGTATATCAAAGATTGCTTTGTTGCTCGAATCACCACAGCTGAATACATGAAATCCATTGATAGTTTCCTGAAAGGTGTCCTGGATGAGCAAACATGCTTGCAAGTCTTCTTTGAGCAGGTATTCTTGTTATTATGATGCATAATTACATCTTAATTTTTCTTTGCTTATATCTGTAAGATTTAGCATTCTAGTTTTTCAGGTTGGACTTGCAGTAAGGTTGGGATGTGGAGCCAAGGAGGAAATGCGTTTCATTCATCTCAAGACATGCATGCCTATAGAGGAACATGGACAAGGCATTCTTACACCTTATGCCTTTGGTGTGTACCAACATGAACTTGTGTTATCCGTGCAATATGCAGTCATAGAAATGGCCAAAGGATCTTATGTCGCGCGCCATTATAAGAAAGTTGAAGGAGAGTGTCTTCTGATATGGATTTCGGAAGATGAGCAAATCCACTGCTCGTGTAAGGGATTTGAACATTCAGGAATTCTGTGCAGGCATGCTCTTCGACTattaattagtaaaaattattttcatcttCCGGACAAGTATTTTCCATTTAGGTGGAGATGGGATAGTTCATTTATACCTATGGATCAGGAAAGTAGTCGACCAGTAAAAGAAGAGCACTATCATGCCTTACATTCTCTTACAGATACTCTTGTGACAGAGTCATTGGTCTCTAAGGAGCGGTTTAACTATGCCCATAAGGAACTCACAACACTCCTTGATCATGTTAAAAATATGGCTGTTGATGAGCTTACTCCAGAAATATCAACTAACAATTTTAGTGAGTCTTAGATTTTCTCAATGTCGCAGATTTGCCTGATTACAGTAGATTAACTGTCTACAAAAGTAATTGCAGATTACATGGCCACGGTTGTGGACTATGCAAGTTAGATTGTATTTGGAATAGGGGTTGAAGTATATAGAATCATAAGAGATGAAGCTGTGTTTTCACATTTCCATCCATGACATTTGTGAGTTCCTATAAAAATGTGTgtaaagggaaaaaaaacacTGTTTCTGTACAATGCAGGTTATGTTACTGACCTCATTGCCTCCTATTCTTTGAGATGAATATATGTAATTCTAGATCTTGTTTTAGTAATGTACTCATACATTGTGGAGTCTGTTTATTTATAGGGGAACTTGTGAATAAGTCATCTTCAAGTTTTATGTTTGTCTATTcattgaagttttttttttttttcttttactgtTCTTATTATTATTGAGATTTTGAGATCTACAATTAATTTTGTGGGGATTTTGGGTTGCAAATATATGTTTTTAGCTGTCCGGGGTAAATTTTGTTTCAGTTAATCTCATGTTTGGGATTGAAATTCTTTACTGAAAAAAACTTGTTATGGATTTCTAATAATTCAAGTCAGTTTTAGTTAGGTTTGGGTTTGGTCAGGTTTcaggatgttttttttttgacaggttCAGCATAAGTCTGTTCTTGGTTCTATGCAGACAGATCAGAATTCAAGATAGCAGGTGAGCTTACTCTCCGGTTACATAGTTCTTTTTCATCTCAAACTAGAATAAATCTGGCACACTTTATAATAAAAATAGTGATTTACTCTGTCTGTATTACATTCTTACTGCTGAAATCCTCTCTTTCTGCAGCAACGACACCAAGATGATGAGTTAGGGACTTTGTTTCCGATGCTTTACGAGTTCATCTTCGTTAAGTTGGCCAAGGAAAAGCAATTATTTCAACTTCTATGGCGCCCAACTATTAACATACTGAAGTATCATTAGCACTTatcggttttttttttaatgcattTTCGCTTTGTATTTCATTTAGTTGATGTATAGACGTTGATTTTATGGCTGGCAAATATCCATCTGATGCGTAGTTCAGCCGTTCACAGGCTTTCAGGCCTTACATAATTAGTAGATTT contains these protein-coding regions:
- the LOC110805442 gene encoding putative protein FAR1-RELATED SEQUENCE 10 isoform X2, whose translation is MKPANNIWIQKEQCPCGDWKCFIKYEVEEQGEACQPTKDGISSSSSSDAVFAPYVGQIFKSDDEAFEFYSNFARRNGFSIRKARSTESHNLGVYRRDFVCYRSGFNQPRKKVNVEHPRDRKSVRCGCDAKLYLTKEIVNGVTQWYVSQFSNVHNHELLEDDQVRLLPAYRKIQEADQERIVLLSRAGFPVNRIINILELEKGVQPGQLPFIEKDIRNFLRTCKKTVQENDALLTEKRVTDMMELLEACKAMSERDVDFVFDFLTDANGKVENIAWSYGDSVRAFNLFGDAVQFDITYQSTTYGMLLGLLSGIDNHGKPIFFACVLVQEENPHAFVWAIQFMRGRHPQTIVTDLEPGLRDTIATALPNTKHVISIWYIMSKLSSWFSLPLGLKYPEFKSEFEMVCYVESMEDFEQLWSLLITRFGLGSDKHISLLSSCRASWAFSYIKDCFVARITTAEYMKSIDSFLKGVLDEQTCLQVFFEQVGLAVRLGCGAKEEMRFIHLKTCMPIEEHGQGILTPYAFGVYQHELVLSVQYAVIEMAKGSYVARHYKKVEGECLLIWISEDEQIHCSCKGFEHSGILCRHALRLLISKNYFHLPDKYFPFRWRWDSSFIPMDQESSRPVKEEHYHALHSLTDTLVTESLVSKERFNYAHKELTTLLDHVKNMAVDELTPEISTNNFSES
- the LOC110805442 gene encoding putative protein FAR1-RELATED SEQUENCE 10 isoform X1; translated protein: MKPANNIWIQKEQCPCGDWKCFIKYEVEEQGEACQPTKDGISSSSSSDAVFAPYVGQIFKSDDEAFEFYSNFARRNGFSIRKARSTESHNLGVYRRDFVCYRSGFNQPRKKVNVEHPRDRKSVRCGCDAKLYLTKEIVNGVTQWYVSQFSNVHNHELLEDDQVRLLPAYRKIQEADQERIVLLSRAGFPVNRIINILELEKGVQPGQLPFIEKDIRNFLRTCKKTVQENDALLTEKRVTDMMELLEACKAMSERDVDFVFDFLTDANGKVENIAWSYGDSVRAFNLFGDAVQFDITYQSTTYGMLLGLLSGIDNHGKPIFFACVLVQEENPHAFVWAIQTVVQFMRGRHPQTIVTDLEPGLRDTIATALPNTKHVISIWYIMSKLSSWFSLPLGLKYPEFKSEFEMVCYVESMEDFEQLWSLLITRFGLGSDKHISLLSSCRASWAFSYIKDCFVARITTAEYMKSIDSFLKGVLDEQTCLQVFFEQVGLAVRLGCGAKEEMRFIHLKTCMPIEEHGQGILTPYAFGVYQHELVLSVQYAVIEMAKGSYVARHYKKVEGECLLIWISEDEQIHCSCKGFEHSGILCRHALRLLISKNYFHLPDKYFPFRWRWDSSFIPMDQESSRPVKEEHYHALHSLTDTLVTESLVSKERFNYAHKELTTLLDHVKNMAVDELTPEISTNNFSES